A window of Bacteroidales bacterium contains these coding sequences:
- a CDS encoding T9SS type A sorting domain-containing protein, whose protein sequence is PQAKLHIRADEEEHATLRLEATGSNKHSRLYFSDDIYLTASPQNNLSFTLPENNNLIFENGKVGIGTNDPQARLQVVGSMIAGGNNIASGANAIAIGTNTTASGYSSFASGNLSIASGEVSTAIGGNVTSSAPSAITIGRFLNASGSRSMVLGSGKDNTLRLTNGIPHTLMIGFSSDKPTIFVSETPYGYQTGKIGIGNVTDPQAKLHIRADENEHATLRLEATGSDKHSSIAFSGEHFIIAKENDHLSFNTSQDKTFLFHNGDIFIEDITKGIIMKSPNGQCWRGVLSDNGQLVFSVVTCPDGSANVPEPSIEPALQMKIYPNPTDGTITIEVPDGVNNADWSLRSTDGALLMRNRITSGKTEISLTNFVAGVYVISIEQNGRLIASEKVVKQ, encoded by the coding sequence CCCTCAGGCTAAACTGCACATCCGCGCTGATGAGGAAGAACATGCTACCTTGCGGCTGGAGGCTACCGGTAGCAATAAACACTCGCGACTTTACTTTTCTGATGATATTTACCTCACGGCATCACCACAAAACAACCTGAGCTTCACCCTGCCCGAAAACAACAATTTGATTTTCGAAAACGGTAAGGTTGGCATTGGCACAAACGATCCTCAGGCAAGACTACAGGTTGTGGGTAGTATGATTGCAGGAGGGAATAATATTGCCAGTGGCGCCAATGCTATCGCTATCGGGACAAACACAACTGCTTCCGGATATTCATCATTTGCTTCTGGTAATCTTTCTATAGCTTCTGGGGAAGTATCAACAGCAATAGGAGGAAATGTAACTTCTAGTGCTCCATCTGCTATAACAATCGGGCGGTTCCTGAACGCTTCTGGATCAAGGTCAATGGTGTTAGGAAGTGGTAAAGACAATACTTTACGTCTTACAAATGGGATTCCTCATACATTAATGATAGGCTTCAGTAGCGATAAGCCAACCATTTTTGTAAGTGAAACCCCCTATGGTTACCAAACCGGCAAAATCGGCATTGGCAACGTAACCGACCCACAGGCTAAACTGCATATCCGCGCTGATGAGAATGAGCATGCCACTTTGCGGCTGGAAGCTACGGGGAGCGATAAACACTCAAGCATCGCTTTTTCCGGCGAACATTTCATCATCGCCAAAGAGAACGACCACCTCAGCTTCAATACAAGCCAGGACAAAACTTTTCTCTTTCACAACGGCGATATCTTTATCGAAGACATCACCAAAGGCATCATCATGAAATCGCCCAACGGCCAGTGCTGGCGCGGGGTGTTGTCGGACAACGGGCAATTGGTCTTCAGCGTTGTTACCTGTCCGGATGGCTCCGCTAATGTTCCTGAACCTTCCATTGAGCCTGCCCTGCAAATGAAAATTTATCCCAATCCCACCGATGGAACCATCACCATTGAGGTTCCCGATGGCGTTAACAATGCCGACTGGTCGCTCAGGTCAACCGACGGCGCCCTGCTGATGCGCAACCGGATCACATCCGGCAAAACGGAAATCAGCCTGACGAACTTTGTTGCCGGCGTTTATGTGATAAGCATCGAACAAAACGGCCGCCTCATTGCAAGCGAAAAGGTGGTGAAACAGTGA
- a CDS encoding T9SS type A sorting domain-containing protein yields the protein MKKYSMLLLVFAVYALPAFAQDNLNTTRIGVWPYSWGNTLAIHEDHLFLSYGRVIQVYEYANPQQPELKGEIFVDDRINVLAFADGKAYAAGYAGFFILDVSNPEQPEIISHLDIPGFAYGVSLYANFVYLAMYDNYFGIIDISDANNPVMVAVHQMEHQMNDVVMLDGLAWIAAGTSGVMAYDLGDPTTPELVYHYSTSGNMRSLAIVDDLLYAFNKDQGLMIFDIAKLPAFNLLSTTYIYGWGTVINIENDVIAVTLSWIGFALYDISNPSAPDSLGTFYADVPNRQVILKDGYAYHCHGPAFNIIDITAPSEMTLLSSIGLSSPAKNANYWDNHLYVSAPAETIMVLDITDPLNVVKVSEIEKSETSYEIYVKDDLLFNSHYYDIMVYDVTQPSDPIFLNSFNTAATPDNILKHNNLLFVGHSNNLEVFDISDIMFPHLLGVYPYGWINEMIAEGNLLYLASTLSVIVLDISDPFNISQLSSIQNYGSTSLDLKGSMLYVVSSVHYTISEKSLNVFDVSDPTSIFRVKSMELSREFNNVFIEGDYLYVYERSIGLQIYDIQQLTPVHCGFYSNRLLESKTPFVNGLIYVPVIAGIDIVQNDLLTSVENIFIEREDRLNLFPNPAGDFISFMLEDPYNSGTFSYEIIQMNGTGIKSGNLTAGQQQISLDGLPSGVYVLHLLQSGEKSKSGLFIIQ from the coding sequence ATGAAAAAATATTCAATGCTTTTGCTTGTTTTCGCAGTTTATGCATTACCTGCCTTTGCGCAGGATAACCTGAACACCACGCGAATCGGCGTGTGGCCTTATTCGTGGGGAAATACCTTAGCAATACACGAAGATCATCTTTTTTTGAGCTACGGACGGGTAATCCAGGTTTATGAATACGCCAACCCCCAACAACCAGAGCTTAAAGGCGAAATTTTTGTGGATGACAGGATCAATGTTTTAGCCTTTGCTGATGGAAAGGCTTATGCCGCTGGATATGCTGGTTTTTTCATCCTCGACGTCTCCAATCCCGAACAACCTGAAATTATCTCGCATCTCGATATTCCAGGTTTTGCCTACGGTGTGAGTCTCTATGCTAATTTCGTATACCTGGCAATGTATGATAATTACTTTGGTATCATTGATATCAGCGATGCAAATAATCCGGTTATGGTTGCTGTCCACCAAATGGAGCATCAGATGAATGACGTCGTTATGCTGGATGGTCTTGCATGGATAGCGGCAGGAACATCAGGCGTTATGGCTTATGATCTGGGTGATCCGACAACGCCTGAACTCGTTTACCATTATTCTACTTCTGGCAATATGCGAAGTCTGGCAATTGTTGACGATCTGCTCTATGCTTTTAACAAGGACCAGGGGCTAATGATTTTTGATATTGCTAAACTCCCGGCTTTCAATTTATTATCAACCACATACATTTACGGTTGGGGTACTGTAATCAATATTGAGAATGATGTTATTGCAGTTACACTTAGCTGGATAGGCTTCGCGCTTTATGACATCTCCAACCCCTCTGCACCTGACAGCCTTGGAACTTTTTATGCTGATGTGCCTAACAGACAGGTAATACTAAAGGATGGTTATGCCTATCATTGTCATGGTCCTGCTTTCAACATCATTGATATAACTGCTCCTTCTGAAATGACCCTGCTGTCAAGTATTGGCCTGTCAAGTCCAGCTAAGAACGCCAATTATTGGGATAACCACCTTTATGTTAGCGCACCAGCAGAGACCATCATGGTTTTGGATATTACCGACCCTCTAAATGTTGTAAAGGTTTCTGAGATCGAAAAATCAGAAACCTCTTACGAAATCTATGTTAAAGACGACCTGTTGTTTAACAGCCATTACTATGATATTATGGTTTATGATGTGACGCAACCTTCTGATCCGATTTTTCTTAACTCGTTTAATACAGCCGCAACTCCTGACAACATTTTAAAACATAACAACCTGCTTTTCGTAGGGCATTCCAACAACCTTGAGGTATTTGACATTTCAGACATCATGTTTCCACACCTGCTGGGGGTTTATCCTTATGGTTGGATAAATGAAATGATTGCTGAAGGAAACCTTCTGTACCTGGCGAGCACCTTGAGTGTTATAGTTCTTGACATTAGCGACCCGTTCAACATTAGTCAATTATCAAGTATCCAAAACTATGGTTCCACATCGCTGGACTTAAAAGGCTCGATGCTTTATGTAGTTTCCAGTGTTCATTATACCATTTCCGAAAAATCGTTGAATGTTTTCGATGTATCAGACCCCACCTCAATTTTCAGGGTAAAAAGCATGGAACTAAGCAGGGAATTTAACAACGTTTTTATCGAAGGGGATTATTTGTATGTCTATGAACGGAGTATTGGATTGCAGATATATGATATTCAGCAATTAACGCCGGTTCATTGTGGTTTTTACAGCAACCGGCTTTTAGAGTCAAAAACACCGTTTGTTAACGGGCTCATTTATGTACCTGTTATAGCAGGTATAGACATCGTACAAAACGACCTTCTTACTTCTGTCGAAAACATCTTTATCGAACGTGAAGACCGGTTAAACCTGTTCCCCAATCCGGCGGGTGATTTTATCAGCTTCATGCTGGAAGACCCCTACAATTCAGGCACATTCAGCTATGAAATCATCCAGATGAATGGCACGGGAATTAAATCGGGAAACCTTACAGCCGGGCAGCAACAGATTAGTTTGGATGGTCTGCCTTCCGGCGTTTATGTTCTTCACCTCTTACAATCTGGGGAAAAATCTAAAAGCGGCTTGTTCATTATTCAATAG